In one Massilia endophytica genomic region, the following are encoded:
- the rfbF gene encoding glucose-1-phosphate cytidylyltransferase, with protein sequence MKAVILAGGLGTRLSEETSTRPKPMVEIGGKPILWHILKSYSAHGINEFVICCGYKGYVIKEFFANYFLHMSDVTFDIQYNTMEVHARNAEPWKVTVVDTGDSTMTGGRLKRVKKYLNPDEDFCFTYGDGVSDVDIAAAVAFHKQHGKLATMTAVQPPGRFGAIELDGNRILSFKEKPQGDGNWINGGYFVLSPKVIDLIDNDATTWEKEPMERLAQDGQINAYFHGGFWQPMDTLRDKMHLEDLWQSGKAPWKRWP encoded by the coding sequence ATGAAAGCAGTCATACTCGCCGGCGGTCTGGGCACCAGGCTCAGTGAAGAGACCTCGACCCGGCCGAAGCCGATGGTCGAGATCGGTGGCAAGCCCATCCTGTGGCATATCCTCAAGAGCTATTCGGCCCACGGCATCAACGAGTTCGTGATCTGCTGCGGCTACAAGGGCTATGTGATCAAGGAGTTCTTCGCCAACTACTTCCTGCACATGTCCGACGTGACCTTCGACATCCAGTACAACACCATGGAAGTGCACGCGCGTAACGCCGAGCCCTGGAAGGTCACCGTGGTCGACACGGGCGACAGCACCATGACGGGCGGGCGCCTCAAGCGCGTGAAGAAGTACCTGAACCCGGACGAGGATTTCTGCTTCACCTACGGCGACGGCGTGTCCGACGTGGACATCGCGGCGGCCGTGGCCTTCCACAAGCAGCACGGCAAGCTGGCCACCATGACGGCCGTGCAGCCGCCGGGCCGCTTCGGCGCGATCGAGCTGGACGGCAACCGCATCCTCAGCTTCAAGGAAAAGCCGCAAGGCGACGGCAACTGGATCAACGGCGGCTATTTCGTGCTCTCGCCGAAAGTGATCGACCTGATCGACAACGACGCCACCACCTGGGAAAAGGAGCCCATGGAGCGCCTGGCCCAGGACGGCCAGATCAACGCCTATTTCCACGGCGGCTTCTGGCAGCCCATGGACACCCTGCGCGACAAGATGCACCTGGAAGACCTGTGGCAGAGCGGTAAGGCGCCCTGGAAACGCTGGCCATGA
- the nudC gene encoding NAD(+) diphosphatase → MLHTPASFQPLLLPQDSEAPLNFVLRQGQLLLNGPELALPDNAALRRLGLDEAEAHPLGLWDGRYCRVIAASDESLPDNSHAWHGLRALFGVKDDAFIGMAGRASQLVEWARSHRYCGVCATPMERLRGERAAKCPACGFTAYPRISPAMMVLIRKGDAVLLAMHAQSPYKRYTALAGFLEAGESAEDAVHREVWEEVGLRVHNLKYFGSQSWPFPHSLMLAYTAEYLDGDIKVDPAEISEARWFGPGDDFPEIPPGVSIASELINAHRPR, encoded by the coding sequence ATGCTGCACACCCCTGCCAGCTTCCAGCCCCTGCTCCTGCCCCAGGACAGCGAGGCCCCCCTGAACTTCGTGCTGCGCCAGGGCCAGCTGCTCCTGAACGGGCCGGAGCTGGCGCTGCCGGACAACGCGGCCCTGCGCCGCCTGGGCCTGGACGAAGCGGAGGCCCACCCCCTGGGCCTGTGGGACGGGCGCTACTGCCGGGTGATCGCCGCTTCGGATGAGTCGCTTCCCGACAACAGCCATGCCTGGCATGGCCTGCGCGCCCTGTTCGGGGTGAAGGACGACGCCTTCATCGGCATGGCGGGGCGGGCCAGCCAGCTGGTGGAATGGGCGCGCAGTCACCGCTACTGCGGCGTTTGCGCCACGCCGATGGAGCGTTTGAGGGGGGAGCGGGCGGCAAAATGTCCCGCCTGCGGCTTCACGGCCTACCCGCGCATTTCCCCGGCCATGATGGTCCTGATCCGCAAGGGCGACGCCGTGCTGCTCGCCATGCACGCCCAGAGCCCCTACAAGCGCTACACGGCCCTGGCCGGCTTCCTGGAAGCGGGCGAATCGGCGGAAGACGCCGTGCACCGGGAGGTCTGGGAAGAGGTGGGGCTGCGCGTGCACAATCTGAAATACTTCGGCAGCCAGAGCTGGCCCTTCCCCCATTCCCTGATGCTGGCCTACACGGCGGAATACCTGGACGGCGACATCAAGGTCGACCCGGCGGAGATCTCCGAGGCGCGCTGGTTCGGCCCCGGCGACGACTTCCCCGAAATCCCGCCCGGCGTCTCCATCGCCAGCGAGCTCATCAACGCCCACCGCCCCCGCTAG
- the folE gene encoding GTP cyclohydrolase I FolE translates to MSKDAFSENDWRRLLQSLGEDPERPGLAETPHRVAKAWKHWTSGYEQDPVELLKAFEDGAEEYNELIVVRNIPVYSHCEHHLAPFFGKATVGYLPNGKIVGLSKLTRLVDCFAKRLQVQERMTVQIANTLMEVLEPKAVGVVVKCRHMCMESRGIRTPGEETITSAMLGELQPNLALRTEFLALARD, encoded by the coding sequence ATGTCTAAAGACGCATTCTCCGAAAACGACTGGCGCCGCCTGCTGCAAAGCCTGGGCGAGGACCCTGAGCGCCCAGGCCTGGCGGAAACGCCGCACCGCGTGGCCAAGGCCTGGAAGCACTGGACTTCCGGCTATGAGCAGGACCCGGTCGAGCTGCTCAAGGCCTTCGAGGATGGCGCCGAGGAGTACAACGAGCTGATCGTGGTGCGCAATATCCCCGTGTACAGCCATTGCGAACATCACCTGGCTCCCTTCTTCGGCAAGGCGACGGTGGGCTATCTGCCGAACGGCAAGATCGTCGGCCTGTCCAAGCTGACCCGCCTGGTGGACTGCTTCGCCAAGCGCCTGCAGGTGCAGGAGCGCATGACGGTGCAGATCGCCAATACGCTGATGGAGGTGCTGGAACCCAAGGCCGTGGGCGTGGTCGTGAAGTGCCGCCACATGTGCATGGAGAGCCGCGGCATCCGCACGCCGGGCGAGGAGACCATTACCTCGGCCATGCTGGGTGAGCTGCAGCCCAACCTGGCCCTGCGCACCGAGTTCCTGGCCCTGGCGCGGGACTGA
- a CDS encoding thioredoxin family protein codes for MAGAIAWQGGDFDAALAQARSTGRSLFLYWGANWCPPCNRVKSEIFARTEFAQRMQQLLPFWLDGDAPGAQATAERLRLRSYPTLVLFTPGGREITRLPCELDGELFIEALDAALDASRSAAESLQAALDGSRELAPEEWTLLANYSWDTDEGVILGQRELAPTLQALAAASTDARAAARLRLHALVASAASGLDAEAAAFVQQVCADPALARANMDIFGNSGHLLARAAGPQQAALAQSMATAAKAWAADTWLSQPDRLTATRLQMRMARLGADLPNMPERVRAAVQEALADAESPYQRHTTVNTAVSALNDAGLHAEAEALLKDELARAHSPYYFMLSLAGAARRRGDTAAVLHWYEQAWRGATGPATRLQWAATWLLALADLAPERLEAAAESVMPDVLAAGGLHQRNRTQAQKMMSKLAGQPAQGPAVAALLKALQA; via the coding sequence GTGGCAGGCGCAATCGCGTGGCAAGGCGGCGATTTCGATGCCGCCCTGGCGCAGGCCCGTTCCACCGGCCGTTCCCTCTTCCTCTACTGGGGCGCCAACTGGTGCCCGCCCTGCAACCGGGTGAAGTCGGAGATCTTCGCCCGCACTGAGTTCGCCCAGCGCATGCAGCAGCTGCTGCCTTTCTGGCTGGATGGCGACGCGCCCGGCGCCCAGGCCACGGCCGAGCGCCTGCGCCTGCGCAGCTATCCCACCCTGGTGCTGTTCACGCCCGGCGGCCGCGAAATCACGCGCCTGCCCTGCGAGCTGGATGGCGAGCTTTTCATCGAAGCCCTGGATGCCGCCCTGGACGCGTCCCGCTCCGCCGCCGAGTCCCTGCAGGCCGCCCTGGACGGCAGCCGCGAGCTGGCCCCCGAGGAGTGGACCCTGCTGGCGAATTATTCCTGGGATACGGATGAAGGCGTGATCCTGGGCCAGCGCGAGCTGGCGCCAACCCTGCAAGCCCTGGCCGCGGCCAGCACGGACGCCAGGGCCGCCGCCCGCCTGCGCCTGCATGCCCTGGTGGCCTCGGCCGCTTCGGGTCTGGATGCGGAGGCAGCCGCCTTCGTGCAGCAGGTCTGCGCCGATCCGGCCCTGGCCCGCGCGAATATGGATATCTTCGGCAACAGCGGCCACCTGCTGGCCCGCGCCGCCGGTCCGCAGCAGGCCGCTCTGGCGCAGTCCATGGCCACGGCCGCGAAGGCCTGGGCCGCCGACACCTGGCTCTCCCAGCCGGACCGCCTGACCGCCACCCGCCTGCAAATGCGCATGGCCCGCCTGGGCGCCGACCTGCCCAACATGCCGGAGCGGGTACGCGCCGCCGTCCAGGAAGCACTGGCGGATGCGGAAAGCCCCTACCAGCGCCACACCACAGTGAATACGGCAGTGAGCGCCCTGAACGACGCGGGCCTGCACGCCGAGGCGGAGGCCCTGCTGAAGGACGAGCTGGCGCGCGCCCACTCGCCTTACTACTTCATGCTGAGCCTGGCGGGCGCGGCCAGGCGCCGCGGCGACACGGCCGCCGTCCTGCACTGGTACGAGCAGGCCTGGCGCGGCGCCACCGGTCCCGCCACTCGCCTGCAATGGGCGGCCACCTGGCTGCTGGCGCTGGCCGACCTGGCGCCGGAAAGGCTGGAGGCAGCCGCCGAAAGCGTCATGCCGGATGTGCTGGCCGCGGGCGGCCTGCACCAGCGCAACCGCACCCAGGCGCAAAAGATGATGTCGAAACTGGCCGGCCAGCCCGCCCAGGGCCCGGCCGTGGCGGCCTTGCTGAAGGCCCTGCAGGCCTAG
- a CDS encoding response regulator has product MTGQPSIDDSTFKRILARNVTLPLAAGVVTAGVFVAVFAFLLNAMSRVEHSERVIGNVQELRKLTVDMESGLRGFLLTGDEAFLTYYKLARPKVEAAFATLAELSEDNPDQVARLRNTEAQQRQWDAVAQDMIRLRRSGGDYLTLVRQGRGKTEFDEVRNQFQAFVATEERMRAERNKDARDIAFVTVTVFLMVSLILSGSLAWFGRRELLRLSEAYGKALREQTAHAEKVQAQAWMRAGQSQLAEQGIGQHALPLLANALLQFLSRYLDAPVGALYVREPEGQFRRAAAYGFSSEDEAFGLVQKPGEGLVGQAAQSRRLMQLDDLPPDYLRVSTALGSARPKQVLVLPVNSEGEVNGVVELGFMHPVGEREREFLELVAGNIGTAIETTLARYRLQEVLAETQQLNEELQVQQEELRTANEELEEQSRVLEESQASLENQKAELEQTNEQLAEQAVALDQKNTALDEARRQLEERAKDLERASQYKSQFLANMSHELRTPLNSSLILAKLLAENGAGNLNEEQVRFAQTIYSAGNDLLNLINDILDISKVEAGKLELAPEDLRLSQVVEGLGQVFRPLAEQKRLEFSIDMAPGLPETIYTDCQRLEQVLKNLLSNAIKFTDEGKVQLRVVPGPDGQVLFSVQDSGIGIREDQHEAIFGAFQQADGTTSRRYGGTGLGLSISRDLATLLGGTITLASQPGKGSTFTLALPVQWAAPPAAPRTTTLNAPPAAPVPVAAPPQAPAPPPAQSLPRAFDDDRAKAPPPERTVLVIEDEPAFARILYDLAHEMDYRCLVAFAAEEGLQMAEQYQPQAILLDIRLPDRSGLSVLQLLKDNPRTRHIPVHVVSASEAGEAAMHMGAIGFALKPTTRGELLDVFARLEQKFTQKIKRVLLVEDDARQRDSVVELIADEDIQIEAVASGAEALALLRSTIFDCMIIDLKLPDMQGRELLERMANEEIASFPPVIVYTGRNLTRAEEADLQKYSRSIIIKGARSPERLLDEVTLFLHKVESELSSERQTMLKAVRSRDRVFEGRRILLVDDDVRNIFALTSALEQKGAIVEIGRNGFEALEKLETVPDIDLVLMDVMMPGMDGLEATRRIRADQRFQRLPVIAITAKAMKDDQEQCLAAGANDYLAKPIDLSRLYSLLRVWMPALDRI; this is encoded by the coding sequence ATGACCGGCCAGCCCTCGATCGACGATTCCACCTTCAAGCGCATCCTCGCCCGCAATGTCACCCTTCCCCTCGCCGCAGGCGTGGTCACGGCCGGGGTATTCGTCGCCGTCTTTGCCTTCCTGCTCAACGCCATGAGCCGGGTCGAACACAGTGAACGGGTGATCGGCAATGTCCAGGAGCTGCGCAAGCTCACGGTGGACATGGAAAGCGGCTTGCGCGGCTTCCTGCTGACGGGCGACGAGGCCTTCCTCACCTACTACAAGCTCGCCAGGCCCAAAGTGGAAGCGGCATTCGCCACCCTGGCCGAACTGTCGGAGGACAATCCCGACCAGGTGGCGCGCCTGCGCAATACGGAGGCGCAGCAGCGGCAGTGGGACGCCGTGGCGCAGGACATGATCCGCCTGCGCCGCAGCGGCGGCGATTACCTGACCCTGGTGCGCCAGGGCCGCGGCAAGACCGAATTCGACGAAGTGCGCAACCAGTTCCAGGCTTTCGTGGCCACCGAGGAGCGCATGCGCGCGGAGCGCAACAAGGATGCGCGCGACATTGCCTTCGTCACCGTGACCGTTTTCCTGATGGTGAGCCTGATCCTGAGCGGCTCCCTGGCGTGGTTCGGCCGCCGCGAGTTGCTCCGGCTTTCCGAGGCCTACGGCAAGGCCCTGCGGGAACAGACTGCGCATGCCGAAAAGGTGCAGGCCCAGGCCTGGATGCGCGCGGGTCAAAGCCAGCTGGCGGAACAGGGCATCGGACAGCACGCCCTGCCGCTGCTGGCCAATGCGCTCCTGCAGTTCCTCAGCCGCTACCTGGATGCACCGGTCGGCGCCCTGTACGTGCGCGAGCCGGAAGGCCAGTTCCGGCGCGCCGCCGCCTATGGCTTCAGCAGCGAGGACGAAGCCTTCGGCCTCGTGCAGAAACCGGGCGAAGGCTTGGTGGGCCAGGCGGCGCAGTCCAGGCGCCTGATGCAGCTGGACGATCTGCCGCCGGATTACCTGCGCGTTTCGACGGCCCTGGGCAGCGCCCGGCCGAAGCAGGTGCTCGTGCTGCCCGTGAACAGCGAGGGCGAGGTGAACGGCGTGGTGGAACTGGGGTTCATGCATCCCGTGGGCGAGCGCGAACGCGAGTTCCTGGAGCTGGTGGCAGGGAATATCGGCACCGCCATCGAGACCACGCTGGCGCGCTACCGCCTGCAGGAGGTGCTGGCGGAGACCCAGCAGCTGAACGAGGAACTGCAGGTGCAGCAGGAAGAACTGCGCACGGCGAACGAGGAACTTGAGGAGCAGTCGCGCGTGCTGGAGGAATCCCAGGCGAGCCTTGAAAACCAGAAGGCGGAGCTGGAGCAGACCAACGAGCAGCTGGCCGAGCAGGCCGTGGCCCTGGACCAGAAGAACACGGCGCTGGACGAGGCGCGCAGGCAGCTGGAGGAGAGGGCGAAGGACCTGGAGCGGGCCAGCCAGTACAAGTCCCAGTTCCTGGCCAATATGTCGCACGAACTGCGTACGCCGCTGAACAGCTCGCTCATCCTGGCCAAGCTGCTGGCCGAGAATGGCGCAGGCAACCTCAATGAGGAACAGGTGCGCTTCGCCCAGACGATCTACTCGGCCGGCAATGACCTGCTTAACCTGATCAACGATATCCTCGATATCTCCAAGGTGGAGGCGGGCAAGCTGGAACTGGCGCCCGAGGACCTGCGCCTGTCGCAGGTGGTGGAGGGCCTGGGGCAGGTATTCAGGCCGCTGGCGGAGCAGAAGCGGCTGGAATTCTCCATCGACATGGCGCCCGGCCTGCCGGAAACGATTTATACCGATTGCCAGCGCCTGGAGCAGGTGCTGAAAAACCTGCTGTCCAACGCCATCAAGTTCACGGACGAAGGCAAGGTGCAGCTGCGCGTTGTGCCCGGTCCTGATGGGCAGGTGCTGTTCTCCGTGCAGGACTCGGGCATCGGCATCCGCGAGGACCAGCACGAAGCCATCTTCGGCGCCTTCCAGCAGGCGGACGGCACAACGAGCCGCCGCTATGGAGGCACGGGCCTGGGTCTGTCGATCTCGCGCGACCTGGCCACCCTGCTGGGCGGCACCATCACGCTCGCCAGCCAGCCGGGCAAGGGCAGCACTTTCACGCTGGCGCTGCCCGTGCAGTGGGCTGCTCCCCCGGCTGCTCCCCGTACCACCACCCTGAACGCGCCGCCCGCGGCGCCCGTGCCCGTGGCGGCCCCGCCGCAAGCGCCCGCCCCGCCGCCCGCGCAAAGCCTGCCGCGCGCCTTCGACGACGACCGGGCCAAGGCTCCGCCGCCCGAGCGCACGGTGCTGGTGATCGAGGACGAACCGGCCTTCGCCCGCATCCTCTACGATCTCGCACATGAAATGGACTACCGCTGCCTGGTGGCCTTCGCCGCGGAGGAGGGACTGCAGATGGCCGAGCAGTACCAGCCGCAGGCCATCCTGCTCGATATCCGCCTGCCGGACCGCTCGGGCCTCTCGGTGCTCCAGCTGCTGAAGGACAATCCGCGCACCCGGCATATTCCGGTGCACGTGGTGTCCGCGTCAGAAGCAGGCGAGGCGGCCATGCACATGGGCGCCATCGGCTTTGCCCTCAAGCCCACCACGCGCGGCGAGCTGCTGGACGTGTTCGCGCGCCTGGAGCAGAAATTCACGCAGAAGATCAAGCGCGTGCTGCTGGTGGAGGACGACGCGCGCCAGCGCGACAGCGTGGTGGAGCTGATTGCGGACGAAGACATCCAGATCGAAGCCGTGGCGTCGGGCGCCGAGGCCCTGGCCCTGCTGCGCAGCACCATCTTCGACTGCATGATCATCGACCTCAAGCTGCCGGACATGCAGGGCAGGGAGCTGCTGGAGCGCATGGCGAACGAGGAGATCGCCTCCTTCCCGCCGGTGATCGTGTACACGGGCCGCAACCTCACCCGCGCCGAGGAGGCGGACCTGCAGAAGTATTCGCGCTCCATCATCATCAAGGGCGCCCGTTCGCCCGAGCGCCTGCTGGACGAAGTGACGCTCTTCCTGCACAAGGTGGAGTCCGAGCTCTCCAGCGAGCGCCAGACCATGCTCAAGGCCGTGCGCAGCCGCGACCGCGTGTTCGAAGGCCGCCGCATCCTGCTGGTGGACGACGACGTGCGCAATATCTTCGCCCTCACCAGCGCGCTGGAGCAGAAGGGCGCCATCGTGGAGATCGGCCGCAACGGCTTCGAGGCGCTGGAGAAGCTCGAGACGGTGCCCGATATCGACCTGGTGCTGATGGACGTGATGATGCCGGGCATGGACGGGCTGGAGGCGACGCGCCGCATCCGCGCCGACCAGCGCTTCCAGCGCCTGCCCGTCATCGCCATCACTGCCAAGGCCATGAAGGACGACCAGGAGCAGTGCCTGGCGGCCGGTGCGAACGACTACCTCGCCAAGCCCATCGACCTCTCGCGCCTCTATTCCCTGCTGCGGGTGTGGATGCCCGCCCTGGACCGCATCTGA
- a CDS encoding CheR family methyltransferase has product MTHKPGHSSTDIELRMLVEAIYLKYSYDFREYTAASQKRRVLHAMREMGCETISQLQSRVLHEPAAFAELLQFMTIPVTEMFRDPSYYAALREHVMPVLSTYPSLKIWVAGCSTGEEVYSLAILLKEEGLLERSIIYATDINPQSLEKAKKGVFPLENMRGYTENYQASGGRRAFSEYYTAAYNAARFDRSLCENVTFADHSLATDAVFAETQFISCRNVMIYFKKQLQERALGLFHDSLCHRGFLGLGSKESIDFSVYGPRFEPVVKRERLFRKL; this is encoded by the coding sequence ATGACGCACAAGCCCGGCCACAGCAGCACCGACATCGAGCTGAGAATGCTGGTGGAGGCCATCTACCTGAAGTACAGCTACGACTTCCGGGAGTACACGGCCGCCTCCCAGAAGCGCCGCGTGCTGCATGCGATGCGCGAGATGGGCTGCGAGACCATTTCGCAGCTGCAGTCGCGCGTGCTGCATGAACCGGCCGCCTTCGCCGAGCTGCTGCAGTTCATGACGATACCCGTCACCGAAATGTTCCGCGACCCGAGCTACTACGCCGCGCTGCGCGAGCACGTGATGCCGGTGCTGAGCACCTACCCCTCGCTCAAGATATGGGTGGCCGGCTGTAGCACCGGGGAAGAGGTCTACTCCCTGGCCATCCTGCTCAAGGAGGAGGGCCTGCTGGAGCGCAGCATCATCTACGCTACGGACATCAATCCGCAATCGCTGGAGAAGGCGAAGAAGGGCGTTTTCCCGCTCGAGAACATGCGCGGCTACACGGAGAACTACCAGGCCAGCGGCGGCAGGCGCGCCTTCTCGGAGTACTACACCGCGGCCTACAACGCCGCGCGCTTCGACCGTTCCCTGTGCGAGAACGTGACCTTCGCCGACCACAGCCTGGCCACCGATGCAGTGTTCGCGGAGACCCAGTTCATCAGCTGCCGCAACGTGATGATCTACTTCAAGAAGCAGCTGCAGGAGCGGGCCCTGGGCCTGTTCCACGACTCGCTGTGCCACCGCGGCTTCCTTGGCCTGGGCAGCAAGGAAAGCATCGACTTTTCCGTCTACGGGCCGCGCTTCGAACCCGTGGTCAAGCGCGAGCGCCTGTTCAGGAAGCTGTGA
- a CDS encoding chemotaxis protein CheB, with amino-acid sequence MDAPLETALQGRHIEAVVIGASAGGVHALLDLLPALSASFPCPLVCVLHVMKGRQNQLAEVFQQRMEMTVREAGDKDALLPGNLYFAPPGYHLLVEEDFSFSLSCDPPLHFARPAIDVTMESMADAYGDALLGILLTGANMDGAEGMAAIGSAGGLTVVQDPAEAQVAVMPKEAIRARQPGLVLPLAQIRALLLMLEKRR; translated from the coding sequence ATGGATGCGCCCCTGGAAACGGCCCTGCAGGGCCGCCATATCGAGGCCGTGGTGATCGGCGCCTCGGCCGGGGGCGTGCATGCGCTGCTGGACCTGCTGCCCGCCCTGTCCGCCAGCTTCCCTTGCCCGCTGGTGTGCGTGCTGCACGTGATGAAGGGGCGCCAGAACCAGCTGGCCGAGGTCTTCCAGCAGCGCATGGAAATGACGGTGCGCGAAGCGGGCGACAAGGATGCGCTGCTTCCCGGTAATCTCTACTTTGCACCGCCGGGCTACCATCTGCTGGTGGAAGAGGACTTCAGCTTCTCCCTGAGCTGCGACCCGCCACTGCATTTCGCCCGTCCCGCCATCGACGTGACCATGGAGTCGATGGCGGACGCCTATGGGGATGCCCTGCTCGGCATCCTGCTGACCGGCGCGAACATGGACGGTGCGGAAGGAATGGCGGCGATCGGCAGCGCCGGCGGACTGACGGTTGTCCAGGACCCGGCCGAAGCGCAGGTGGCGGTAATGCCGAAGGAGGCCATCCGCGCCCGCCAGCCCGGCCTGGTGCTGCCGCTGGCGCAGATCCGCGCCCTGCTGCTGATGCTGGAGAAGAGGCGATGA
- a CDS encoding hybrid sensor histidine kinase/response regulator codes for MKKEATKLLIVDDLAENLRALEAIIRADDRIVLQAGSGEQALALLLEHDVALAIVDVQMPGMDGFELAELMRGTDKTRHIPIVFVSAAGKELNYAFKGYETGAVDFLYKPLEPDAVKSKVNVFVDLHCQRQEIRRRAEEQEALVRQLNAAQDEMRRALRMRDEFMSMVAHELRTPLNTLYLETQMRRLQLERNNMAAFGPEQLQRMVARDDRQIQAMIRLIDDMLDVSRIRSGILSIRPGWTELGGLLRRLVGDLARQASDAGCSITLHAPQPVSGWWDEFRIEQIVINLLTNALRYGGGKPVDVHLNGDGKQATIEVVDRGRGVPAHLQPRIFDPYERGDGNAAPAGLGLGLYISRQLAEAHGGSLSLRSKEGEGSVFVLTLPCGEAPEL; via the coding sequence ATGAAGAAGGAAGCGACCAAACTGCTGATAGTGGACGATCTGGCGGAGAACCTGCGCGCCCTGGAGGCCATCATCCGCGCGGACGACCGCATCGTGCTCCAGGCGGGCAGCGGCGAGCAGGCCCTGGCCCTGCTGCTCGAGCACGACGTCGCCCTGGCCATCGTGGACGTGCAGATGCCGGGCATGGACGGCTTCGAGCTGGCGGAGCTGATGCGCGGCACGGACAAGACGCGCCACATCCCCATCGTCTTCGTCAGCGCGGCAGGCAAGGAGCTCAATTACGCCTTCAAGGGCTATGAAACGGGAGCGGTGGACTTCCTCTACAAGCCCCTGGAGCCGGACGCGGTGAAGAGCAAGGTGAACGTCTTCGTGGACCTGCATTGCCAGCGCCAGGAGATCCGCCGCCGCGCCGAGGAGCAGGAGGCGCTGGTGCGCCAGCTCAACGCGGCGCAGGACGAAATGCGGCGCGCCCTGCGCATGCGCGACGAGTTCATGTCCATGGTCGCCCACGAGCTGCGCACGCCGCTGAATACCTTGTATCTTGAAACCCAGATGCGCAGGCTGCAGCTGGAGCGGAACAACATGGCCGCTTTCGGCCCCGAACAGCTGCAGCGCATGGTGGCGCGCGACGACCGCCAGATCCAGGCCATGATAAGGCTCATCGACGACATGCTGGACGTATCGCGCATCCGCAGCGGCATCCTCTCCATCCGTCCCGGCTGGACGGAGCTGGGCGGGCTGCTGCGCCGCCTGGTGGGCGACCTCGCGCGCCAGGCCAGCGACGCGGGCTGCTCCATCACCCTGCACGCGCCGCAGCCGGTCAGCGGCTGGTGGGACGAATTCCGCATCGAGCAGATCGTTATCAACCTGCTCACCAACGCGCTGCGCTACGGCGGCGGAAAACCGGTGGACGTGCACCTGAATGGCGACGGCAAGCAGGCGACTATTGAAGTCGTGGACCGGGGCCGCGGCGTGCCCGCGCATCTTCAGCCGCGCATCTTCGATCCCTACGAGCGGGGCGACGGCAACGCGGCGCCCGCCGGGCTGGGCCTTGGGCTCTACATCTCGCGCCAGCTGGCCGAGGCGCATGGCGGCTCGCTGAGCCTGCGCAGCAAGGAAGGCGAGGGTTCCGTCTTCGTCCTCACCCTGCCCTGCGGCGAGGCGCCGGAGCTGTAA